The stretch of DNA TTATGATTGCAAACTTCGAAACGGTCGCGATCCAACTCGCGTGAGCGGTGCGTTGGTCGCTTCAGGTGACCAAACTGGATCTCATGCAGGGCTTCATGGGCGAAATAATTCACCGGGAAATTCACCTTCAGCAGCTTGTGGCGTTCCTGCCAGTCGATCACCGTGTGAAAATCCACACGCCGGCTGTTCCGACGCAGCACGATCGTCTGGGTCATGAGGGAGTGGTTTAGTTTTCGCCTGACGACAAGGCTGGCAAAAAGCGGACCTTCAGCGAAGATTTCAATATCGGCTGGTTCACAGATTTCCACCGGGGTATGCCGGTACATGGAGTCAAGATCCCAGGCGTCAAAAGCACTGGGGATATCCTGGTACATCGCCAATTGATTGCAGATGCCTTCTGCCAGCTCGTAATCCTTCGCCTTATCATAAATACTGGTGATTTCCCCGAATTCGTTGAACCGCACCCTGACCAGGTCATTTTCCAACAGATCATTTCGCACTTTGAGTGTGTTTTCCAGAATGGATGGCTTCCCGAAGGCGAAGCTTTCCCAGCCGCACGCTGGCAGGTTGACTTCAGCAAACGACTTTCCGCCTGTGGTTTGCAGAGGCATTGATGTGCCATCGCCCGCTTCCAGGCCTGCAATGTCACCAGGGATCTCTACCAGTTCTGTTCGCGGCCACGAGAGGCTGTTAAACACGCTGATTCCACCCTGTGTTCTCGCCAGCGCCCGCCCGATATTTCGCAGTGCATCTTTTGACCAATTTACCACATTGGATAATTGTGCTTCTGCCTCGTCGTGGACTCTTGCAATCGATGATCCGGGCAAAATATCATGGAACTGGTTCAGCAACACCGTTTTCCAGGCTGCGTCCCAGGCTTGATATGGGAATTCATAGTCGGTCAGTGCTGTGGCAGCAGCTCCCCACAGCTCCACCTCTCGCAGGGCAAGCTCACTGCGGCGGTTCAACGCCTTGGTACGCGCCTGTGAGGTGTAGGTACCGCGATGAACCTGGAAGTACAGCTCGCCCACATACCGATCCTTGGGCCACCCGACCTCATCCTGTGCCTTGAAGAATCTCATCGGGTCTTCGATCCGAAATTTTGGTGCGCCTTCCAGGTCCTTCAACCGCCGAGCATATTCCAGATGTTCCCGGGTGGGGCCGCCCCCGCCATCTCCATAGCCAAAGGGAAACAGGCGGGTTGAGAAGCCATCTTTTTGCACGCGTTCGTTCCAGCGTTGGATCACCGTTCTCGGTCTGACCTCACTGGTGTAATCGTTGTGAAAATGTGCTTTAACCTGGGAGCCGTCGATGCCTTCCCAAATAAAAGTGTTGTACGGGAATGTTTCCCCGCCATGGTAAGCCCAAAAGATCTTCTGTGTGGAAAAATACGACACGCCGCAGCCCAACATGATCTGCGGCAATGCGCCTGAATAGCCAAAAACATCCGGCAGCCATAACAGATCGCAGTCCACACCGAATTCATCCCTGAAAAAACTCTTGCCGTGTACCAGTTGCCGAATCAGGCTCTCACCGCTGGACAAATTCGTGTCCGGTTCAACCCAGGCAGCTCCATCGGGGATCCATTGGCCGCGTTTGACGGCTTCCTGGATCTTCTCGTAGAGTTCCGGGTACTTCTGTTTGACCATAAGATACAGTTGCGGCTGGCTTTGGAAGAAACGATATTCCGGATAACGCTCCATCAACTTGAGCTGGGTGCTGAAGGTGCGCGCACATTTTCGCTCGGTTTCTGCCAGGGGCCACAACCAGGCCACGTCGATATGGGCATTGCCAAAACCAAACATCTCCGGCGTTGTCATGCCATTTTTCTTTTCCAGCAGGGGTTTGAGCCGTTCCCGCGCGGCCTGCAAGCTGGTCAGCATATCTTGATGCGGCGCTTCAAAATCAGCGATGAGCGTGAAATCTTTTAACCCCTCGTCGATTTCCATCACGCGCAAGGATTCCGGGTCAATGTTCTCGCGCAATTCCCACAGCGTTTCAACGTCAATCGCCAGTTGGAAGGCAACTTCCTGCCAGATGCCAAAAGAACTGTGCCCAAGAACGCATTGCCGATCAGGCGGTTCGGGAACTGTCTCCCGCTCCGGGGGTGTGGGCCCGCTGCGCCACTCCTGCGGACCGTGCCCGGCATAGGCTTCCAGCACAACAGCATAGGACCTGCCTGCCTGCGCCACATCACTGATCGGGATAAACTGGTGTTCTTTGTCAATCGCTCCCGCGTGGACGCCGTCGATGAATACGGCTGCCTCTCCTCCCACATCCAGTCTGACCGTAACCATCTGCCCATCTGCTGCCTGCGGCAGGGTAAACTCACCCCTGAACCAGCCATACTCCCATTTCGCCCCCCAACGTTGGCCGGGCGCGATTGCCGAATAACTCAATCCTGACTGCGCGTCATCCAGGCGGTATTGATCCTTTGTAAAGCTTGCTTCAAACGAAATTTCGCCTAAAGGCAGGTAGAAATGTTTTGACAGTTCTTCCCGCCAGGCCATGATCCGGTGTCGCCATTCTAAAGTTAGACTCATCAGTATCCTCTCTTAACACCACACTTTTTCGTTGTATTTACAATCCCTTATTCGCAGTCCGTACGGCTGATGCGTTCAATCGCCAAAAATTGTGCCAATATTGCGCGCGCTGACCAGCCAGGGATGATCTAAAGGCACCGGTTTTTCAGACTGAGCAACGTCTTCAATCGGGACAGATCCTGTCCTTCCATCGTGGATGCCGACCATCACCCCAAACTTATTTTCAGAAACCAGGTCCGCCGCGTAGGCCCCCAATTGCGTAGCCAGGATGCGGTCCGTGGCGGAAGGGGTGCCTCCGCGCAGCAAGTAACCCAAAATCGTAATGCGGCTTTCGATCCCGGTGCTGTTTTCCAGTCGGTTAGCCAACTTCAACGTTTCTCCGGTGTACTTGCGTTTCAGTTCAGCCATCCGTTCACGGTGCTCATCAGCACTTTGATCCTTATGGGTCTGCTGGTTCATCTTCATCGAACGCTCGAAGAAATCCACCAATTCGGAAGACTGTGCACCTTCAGCAACAGCCACGATGCTGAAAAGTTTTCCCGCCTGATTGCGCTTTAAAATCGCTTCAGCAAGTTTATTAAGATCATAAGGAATTTCCGGGATCAAAATTACATCTGCACCGGCTGCAAGTCCAGCAGACAGGGTGAGCCAGCCAACTTCCCGCCCTAAGAGCTCCACAATGATGATGCGATGCGTGCTGTTGGCAGTGCTGTGCAAACGGTCAATCGCCTCCGTGGCGATCATCCTGCTTGTGTCAAAGCCGATGGTGGTATCCGTCAGGGGCATATCATTTACGCCAGATTTCGGCAGCGTGATCACATTTAATCCAGCCTGTATCAGGTGCTGTGCAGCATCCATCGTCTCACGCCCGCCAATACACACCAGCGCATCCAGTTGATTTTCCTTGTAAGCCGCCAGGGCTTCGCCAGTTTTGTCCAGTATCTGGTTATCTTCCACAACCTGGTGCGGTACCAATCGACTGGTCCCCAGTATGGTGCCGCCAGCCGTAAGGATATTGGAAAGTGCATCACCGCTCAAATCAACGGTATGGTTGGAAATCAAGCCTTCAAAACCGTCACGAAACCCAATTATTTGCATCCCGTGAACCTGCCTGGCTGTTTTTCCAAAACCTCGGATGGCTGCGTTCAAACCGGGGCAGTCACTGCCAGCGGTCAATATCCCGATTTTCTTTGTCATGGCGATTTCCTTCCTGATATCAATCATTCAATCTCCCCTATTATACTCATTACCAGCCTATGTTCTGAAATTCAAACCCCTTTTGAATGACACGACAATCATACCGATGTAAATACATGCCTTTTAAAAATTTTCAACTCACAAAAATTGCCTTGATCATGCTGATATTATTGCCGTGTGAGCGCTGCTTGATTTACGCACTGTCAAAATCAATTTTTCAATGCGATAGTGTCAACCCGAAGAAGTCCATCTCGAGATCATCGCTTGGTGTGCACGATAAACAATCATCAAACATCGAAAATCAACGCAAAAACTCGTGTTTACTGATTTTCTGTATGTTGAACCGGGTAAATTGAGTTGCAGAAACAATAGGTTCGTTATAAAATAGTAAATGAATTAATATTGCCAGGAAGTCAGTGAAAGGAGGTTGAATCGAGAAAGGCGAAAACCAGGATCGTTTTTATTGGCTGAAGACAGCCAACCAGATCAAAGGATTCGGCAACAAGATTTTTCTGCCGCACTTCTAATTTTTGATCTGGGCATTCGCTTTTTATGAAGGATTATTAACCCCGGATCTTTGATGAATTTTCTTGTCATTGATCAATCGCAACCCTTGCACGTAAACCTTCACATCATATTAAGGAGATTTTATGTTTAAAATTACAACTCGCACAATTGTTGCTATTGGCATCGGTGCTGCACTTTTTATGCTTTTATTCATGTACGTGAAAGTCCCTTCACCCATCCCTGAAACAAGCTTCATGACCGCCTATGGATTAGGTGCATTCATGGCAACGATCTTTGGGCCGATTGCAGGCGGTTTAATCCAGTTCATTGGTCACGCATTGTCGGATGCTATTCAGTATGGCTCGCCCTGGTGGTCCTGGGTGATTGCCAGCGGCGTAGCCGGTTTTCTGTATGGTCTTGCTTTTAATCGGACCCGTGTCGAAAAAGGTGAATTTAAAGGCAAGGACATCCTCACATTCAATGTGATCCAAATTATCGGCAACGTGATTGCCTGGTTAATTATTGCACCAGTTCTTGATATCCTCATTTATCAGGAGCCCGTCAAGCTGGTTTTCACGCAGGGCGCAGTAGCCGCACTGATGAACAGCGTCAGCGTCG from Brevefilum fermentans encodes:
- a CDS encoding ECF-type riboflavin transporter substrate-binding protein encodes the protein MFKITTRTIVAIGIGAALFMLLFMYVKVPSPIPETSFMTAYGLGAFMATIFGPIAGGLIQFIGHALSDAIQYGSPWWSWVIASGVAGFLYGLAFNRTRVEKGEFKGKDILTFNVIQIIGNVIAWLIIAPVLDILIYQEPVKLVFTQGAVAALMNSVSVGVFGTLLLIAYSATRTKKGSLSKS
- a CDS encoding 6-phosphofructokinase — translated: MTKKIGILTAGSDCPGLNAAIRGFGKTARQVHGMQIIGFRDGFEGLISNHTVDLSGDALSNILTAGGTILGTSRLVPHQVVEDNQILDKTGEALAAYKENQLDALVCIGGRETMDAAQHLIQAGLNVITLPKSGVNDMPLTDTTIGFDTSRMIATEAIDRLHSTANSTHRIIIVELLGREVGWLTLSAGLAAGADVILIPEIPYDLNKLAEAILKRNQAGKLFSIVAVAEGAQSSELVDFFERSMKMNQQTHKDQSADEHRERMAELKRKYTGETLKLANRLENSTGIESRITILGYLLRGGTPSATDRILATQLGAYAADLVSENKFGVMVGIHDGRTGSVPIEDVAQSEKPVPLDHPWLVSARNIGTIFGD
- a CDS encoding alpha-mannosidase, with translation MSLTLEWRHRIMAWREELSKHFYLPLGEISFEASFTKDQYRLDDAQSGLSYSAIAPGQRWGAKWEYGWFRGEFTLPQAADGQMVTVRLDVGGEAAVFIDGVHAGAIDKEHQFIPISDVAQAGRSYAVVLEAYAGHGPQEWRSGPTPPERETVPEPPDRQCVLGHSSFGIWQEVAFQLAIDVETLWELRENIDPESLRVMEIDEGLKDFTLIADFEAPHQDMLTSLQAARERLKPLLEKKNGMTTPEMFGFGNAHIDVAWLWPLAETERKCARTFSTQLKLMERYPEYRFFQSQPQLYLMVKQKYPELYEKIQEAVKRGQWIPDGAAWVEPDTNLSSGESLIRQLVHGKSFFRDEFGVDCDLLWLPDVFGYSGALPQIMLGCGVSYFSTQKIFWAYHGGETFPYNTFIWEGIDGSQVKAHFHNDYTSEVRPRTVIQRWNERVQKDGFSTRLFPFGYGDGGGGPTREHLEYARRLKDLEGAPKFRIEDPMRFFKAQDEVGWPKDRYVGELYFQVHRGTYTSQARTKALNRRSELALREVELWGAAATALTDYEFPYQAWDAAWKTVLLNQFHDILPGSSIARVHDEAEAQLSNVVNWSKDALRNIGRALARTQGGISVFNSLSWPRTELVEIPGDIAGLEAGDGTSMPLQTTGGKSFAEVNLPACGWESFAFGKPSILENTLKVRNDLLENDLVRVRFNEFGEITSIYDKAKDYELAEGICNQLAMYQDIPSAFDAWDLDSMYRHTPVEICEPADIEIFAEGPLFASLVVRRKLNHSLMTQTIVLRRNSRRVDFHTVIDWQERHKLLKVNFPVNYFAHEALHEIQFGHLKRPTHRSRELDRDRFEVCNHKWTALVEAGRGFAILNDSKYGVDVLDNSINLTLLKSPLAPDMNADRGRQEFTYAFYFWEGAFVNSDLIRQGYQLNVPPQAFAGQAGSRSLFSLDRANIILETVKPAEDGSQGVIVLRLYEAMGTRTRVKLSTSLPLRAAYRTDMLERELESLDSSDGVLSLEFRPFEIKTLRIKL